A segment of the Psilocybe cubensis strain MGC-MH-2018 chromosome 5, whole genome shotgun sequence genome:
CAGCCTGGATCTGCCGTCAATGTCTGTAGATGTAGGCTCATGTCTAGGAGATATCCCGCGCAGCCGTTCATCTCTAATCACAGTAGGATAGGAAATCATATAACAGGCTCATACCTTGACGCGTTCATCTTATTAACCACCGTGACTGTCCATGGACCCATCCACATAGTCTGTTCACATGAGGCACACGAGGACCACACGGGCCACTGTGCTTCTCGAGCCTTCTGCCGCAGTGCGAGGCATATCTCTTCTTTATATCATCCAAGATAACAgggtctttttctttacccACACCAACCAGCAGAACTGGTAGTTACATCGATTGCCAGTGGCAGTAATGTCAGTGCCTACCCTGCGTCCAAATCGACCAATTGTACCAACACTGATCAACAATGAAACTCTAGATCAAAAAAATAATATTTTCTAATGGCAGCACTTGAATCTATTTCTCCTCCTGGCTCGCCAGGGACCGACGTCACTGCACCAGATCCTGAGAGTGCCCAAAATTTCAAAACTATTGCCAGCGCCCTTGAACAGCAAATAATCCTATACAACGATGCCTGCGCACAGAGACGGGCACACCCCCAAAACGCCGACTCCCAGTCCGAGGTAGATATCGCTGCAAAAAATGTGGCTTCTACGCTCAGAGAAGCGTCCAACCTGCATCCTAATCCTGCCACTGGTGCAGCCTGGCGCAAGATGGCCGACGACTTTGTCAATTCAACCACGGAGAAAAGGGAGGACACATTGAAACAAGTCGGAAATGGGCTTTTAAAAATTGTTCTCGCCCCGCTGGCTTTGGCTGGTGTGGGGATTTATGCGGCTGGAGAAATAGTGACGGGTGCGGGCGTTGCAGTTGGAAGTATCTTgacaggtgcaggtgcagtTCTGAAAGGCATTGGAAAGTTTGGAAAGGAGGCTCTTCTTGGTAAATAAAATCAGTCCTCTACTCATAACACTCTATGTTCTACAAATGTGCACAGACCTTGTTTTTGCGACTCTGTTCCGATTCCAATTTTTAGCGCTCAATTACATATCTTCAGAACGCACAGACGTAAAGTCTCCATCACATGTTGagctaaaaatagatttGATGGCGGTAACATCGGCCCGGTACACAGAGATGAGATCACATCACACCCCGCGTTCACTTGCCATGCCCACTGCTTGTGGAGGCCAACCCACCTTCCCCAGACCATGCCAGATATACCCTACGAGATATGGGTGCAGATCACCCAGTATCTATCACCGGAAGAAGTAAAAAGGCTATATCCCGTCAATCGCAGCCTATTCAACATTGCTATGGACGAACGGTACAAAAGGGGCTTTGTGGGCGTTCTTTCCAGTGCAGACACCCACAGAAGCCTGATCAGATTGTTGTGAGTGTACAAAACAACTATCTTCTCCGACTCCGACGAGATACTCGTGTCTCTCCGGGCATAATTAAATCAATGACATATTTTATAATTATGTTTTCATTTCACTTAGAGATCCCAGCGTAGCGGCACGGGTGCGCACGTTCACATTAAAGCCTGCCGACCTATGCAGAATGCTCGCAGAATTCAAGCCAGTAAAATACGAGCGCATGGTGTCCTACATGTACGCCGGCCTGCGCAAGTCGATCGCTAGGTCCAATGACACAGGCACGCCGCTGCCTGCTGGTGGGCATGGCCACAATAGCCAGGGCCAGGGTCGTAAAATTAGAGTCGAGCACGCGCTGCCCGCAGACAAGGCTAAAAAGCACCTGAAGAAGATCATGCACGCCATGACTGGGCTCACGACCCTAGTAGTCGAGATATTGACTTCCCAGGAGCATCGAGCGTTTCAAGGGATATCAATATCAGATTCGAGTGCACTTCTCCAGCCTGGCTGGCACACCTTTGGATCGAACCTGAAGTCACTGGATTTGCGGGTCCCATTGGAAGATATGGCTCGGGTCCTCCCCACTACACAAAGAGGAGCGAGCGAGACGCTGCCCAGCCTCGAAACACTGGCGATGCACGTCCGCCATGCCGTCTACACGACGTCTGACAGCGACATATTGCTCAACATCGTCCTTCCCTTCCTTCAAGCTCAAAAACATAGCTTGCGGTCCCTGACGCTCGATGTAGGGCCCCAAGTAGACATCTCCTTGTTCTTACTCAGCATGGAGAACTTCCCGCTCATGGCCAGCTTTCATATCAAGCAGTTCTTCTCTAGGGACGGTCAAGGCAATCTCAAGGGTCTTTATCGACTCCTACAGACCCAACAAGAACACTTAACTGATCTATCCATCGATCTCGTGCCCCATTCCGGGAACCTCCCTCCTGTGAATCAGTTTTTCAGCCAAAAATGTTTTGCTGTTTCTCTTCCGAATCTAAATCGACTTACCATAAACCTACATCAGTTTCCGTCCACTTACAAGGCTGGGTTGATACGATATGTCTACTCATTTGCTGAGTCTTTGACCTATTTGTCAGTTGATTTAGATCAGCAATACTGCACCTCTGAGGATGTACAAACACTCACAAAACCGTTCAAAGAACATCGAGGACTAAGAGAGTTGAGGTTATCCGTCTTAGAATTTGGGCCATCGCTTCTGAACACACTCGCTCAAAATCTCCCCCGTCTCGGAACTCTTCACTTGTCCTTTCGATACCTTCAACCAGATGGCTATATTTCCAGGCAGTCGCTTGATCCTCTAGTAAGTCATAGCCATTGAATCGGTTCTATCAAGCAATAACCGCGTCTGCAGTTTCGCCATGAAATAGCCCGTTACGATTATTCAAATTGGCACCTCCAAGTGTTAAGCGTGAAACCTGGACTGCACCAAATCAACTCTGTACGGCAAAAATGCAAGGCGGGCTTGGTGGCAGCGTTACCTAGTGTTTATTCATTTTGTGGACTTGGAAGGGAAGAATACGTGATGACCACTCATtttatttgattttgaagcgGGTAGTGACGATTTCTCTTATTTCATTTGGGAACATAATCCCAACCTTCCGACAAGTCGCCTGCAGCTTTGAAGGGAACAATTTGCAAAAGATTTATATGCATCTTAATTATCAATATTTATTCCAATATTTCCTGGGTTCAAGCCTTAGAGGACTTCATCTCAGCTTTGATAATATCGGCGAGGTGCTCGGCGCTAGCCAGGACAGCGCCCGCCTACACGTAAAACCCGTTGAGCGAAACACCATTTCAAACAAGAATCATGAATACGAACCGTATGTCCAGATACAATTTCAGGGAAAATGGATGCATCGCACACCCTCAATCCTTTGATCCCATACACTCGCAAACTCGAGTCAACAACGCCACCATCTTCAAGAGGCGCCATTCGGCAGGTGCTCGCTGGGTGATACAAGGTCTCAACGCGCTCTCGAACAACCTCTTCAAGTTCAGCATCGGACTTCTGGTCCAACTTGCTATCGAGAAGGGGGCTGGGATCATTTAGATCAAGCCTCTGTGCAAGAGGCTCCTGTTTGCTTATCTTGAGGATAAGCTTGATGCCGCGCTTTAATCTTTCAACGTCTTCCTGAGCGCTTAGATATCTAACGTTTAAAAGGTAAACCGTAGAAATACGTCAGATATTAAAATTACACATTTTGCAGTGATGTTAACGTACTTGGGATCCATCACAGGGTCTGCGAAAGGGTCTGCTGACCTTAGCCGCAAAGTGCCTTTACTCATAGGTCTAAAGAAGATGACGATACAAAGGTGACTTCTGGCGTTCAATATCGCATAATACAAATTGCCTACCGCAGCAAACACACGTGCAGGGAAAAGGTGTGCATCGGAAACATGGTCTGCCCGTGTTCCTAACCGACATGTGAGTTTCTCTTTGTCATAATCGGAAGGAAATGAAATCGCAAGTGTATTGCATTCTGTGTGTGCATATATGATGAGAGATCGAACCTTGTAAGCTATGGGAGTGGAAAATATCTCCAAATCAGGCGAGTCCAAATGCGAGGTGCTGTCCGCAAGTTTCACTGGGAATTCACTTTCAGGGAACAATCCTGGGTCGTCGCTACGACAGAACGCCGCAGATTCACCGAACTGAAGAAAGGATGCAAGGCTTGATGAGTACGCGTTTCGTTGAGATCACACATAGTATGAAACCTACGTTCGACGTCAAAGGCCCTCTTTGTGATGTCAAGTACTGGAATGTGGATCCCACCAGTTTGAAGACTTCCAAAATTCCATGTGGCTTTACATGTTTGGGCGAGTCATTGGCCTTGGTTTTGAAGTAAACGTCGACGACTGGATGGTCGATGAGGTTCGATCCGACGCCAGGAAGATTGTGCGCCACAGGAATCTTGACCTCTTGCAGATGTTCCGCCGGACCTATACCGGACAGCAAAAGAATCTTccagaaaatcaaaaaattaGAATGGATTGGCGTAGCATCAGCCATTGGACTCTACGCACATGGGGCGAATGAACAGCTCCGGCACTACATCAAATTCTGAGCTTGTGTGTCAAAATGGAAGAGCTCAACACCACTTACGCCAATATGACATCTCGTTTCGAGCGCACAGTGTAACGACGAGCATCCTTGCCCTTAGCAAATTCAACACCCGTGGCTTTGATCTCCTCCCCTACTTTCTCGGTTATGACCTTCGTGACGGAAGCATGAAGGACAACTTTCAAGTTTGGCCGTGCCAAAACGTCGTCCGTCAGATATGCAGACTCAGAGGAAACTCGTGTGCGTGTTTCGTCGATATAGGTCACTATTTAGACAATTGAGCTTCCCTTTTCACTTTTATACCATGATACACATACTGATCTTGAAACGATAGTCAGCGAAGAACGAAACGAGCAGCAAGTCCACTTACCCTGTTCACACCCCTTGTTCCTTCAGTCGTGTTGAAGTCGCGATTGTACGGAATTCCGATTTTCGTACAGGCCGTGATGAAGTCTTTCGAGTTTTGGCAAATTGAACTGAAGTAACCGACGCGCACAGGTCCGTCGGTCCCTTTGACGGCGCTGGTCACGTCTGGATATTCAGGATCGTCGACGTATTTCTCAAATTTCTTGAAGTAACTGCCGGCGCTATGAACGAGAATTGGAGTAGAGGTAACGAACATGCTCACCGACTGAAATTCTGCCACGCCCATGCTTCATCTTTAATAATCTTTCCCCACTGATCGAAATCTCCAGGTGAACCATATTGTGCCCTAGGGTGAATATGTCAGTTGTAGAACAGTTATAAGTTGCAAGGAATTAGACGTACATCTGAGCGTTGATAGAAGAACCTACAATCATTATTAAGATTGACAAAAGGATATAGAGATTGCGACTCACATCCTCCCAACATCTTACCTATTCCAAATTAATGCATTCAACTCAATTGCTCCATTATTTTCAAATCTCTAATACGCACCTCTAGGCCAatacttcttcttcccttGGGCTCCAGCTTGTGGCTCAGTATAGAGATTGTAAACATTCTTCGAACCAAATAGCATAGAGAAACCGACAGGGATACGCGTTAAAATCAGACTCTTTCCACTGATAGAAACGCGTGAATTGAAGATAAGCATAATCCCAACTAACAACACACCTAACCCCTGATTCTAAGAGCAGAACCTTTACAGAAGGATCCTCAGAGAGCCGCGCCGCTAGTACGCATCCTGCTGTACCTGTAGTGTCATTTTGTAAGCAAAGAGCACGATGAATGTATTGTTTTAACTCACCGCCGCCAACAATAATGAAGTCGTATTCTTCTGTGTCCTTCCCCACGACCTTGGTTGGGTTGGTGATATATTTCTTGTTCGTACCGGGGAACAGATGACGAATGAGAAGACCCATGACAATTGATGATACTAGGATGATTTTATTTCTCTGAGTCCCAAACTTTCCAGATGTTGGTACCCGCTTCAGAAGTAAGAGTACTGCCCCTGCTAGAACGATTGTTCGGGTTGGAAATGACACACTCATCGCAAGGTCTTGAGAACGACCTAGTTATATGCGGGGTCAGGGGGTAACGTCGGTGGGGAAATGTTGAATAAAATAGCTAAAAGAAGATCGGCGGACACTTCTAGTATAATCACATTCATCATGCCTGTGATATGATGTGGACTGCCTGGGTAAGCCGGGATAAGTCTGGTCCATTGAACACATCTGCAAAGACAAATTGGCAAATGATGTaaatttttggatttcttgTTATTTTACAACTGGAGACACGGAGTTGGACTTCAGGTGTGATGTTCATATTTCTGTACTTGCCAATGGCCCAGGTCGATGACAAACATATCTTCGAGGTTTACATGGTGTCAACATGGTGTGTGAAGAAACAGATGCAACTCAAAGCGAAAAGTGCCAAGCCATGTTAAGTTGTAGTTGTGATCATTCAATTCAGATTGTCACGATACATAACACAGCATCATGATCAGCCGCCATCGAACGATCATGTGAACACGGGTGGTCACGTCACAATCCACGACGGAATGTTCTGGCGCTCAAGTTGGCGCTATTGGCCGCGGCGGTTTTCAAATATTCAGAGCAATGGCTCCGGAATATCACAATTTGAACGCCAACATATCTCCAACTCTGCGGTTCTATCTTTGGATACTCCAGGTACACTCTATAATTACAACTTACAAGAACCAATTGGCTCTGGGATTGAATTATCTCTATCAACATTGAACATGAACAACCCCTTTAGTAATCCTAGTAATCCGGGGTACCCACCAGCCTTGTACGTATCATTTCACTCCCCTTGACTGGAATATCTTACAGTAGCTATAACATTTGCATGAATATGAACAAGCAAGATCCCAATATCGGCGCTAATACGATGCTAAGCATTGCTTTTCCGTGTCATAAGTACGTCAATTTGCAACTTACACAGCCATGATAACGAGCAAGTCATTTTAAGACCATCAATTTATTGACGCGCTTTTTAAACAAGGCTGTTGAAGCAACGTTGCATTAACACACCATGGAATGCGGCCTTTCCAATGTATTCCCCGTTTCAGCCAACCGGACCCTCGAAGTACAATTAGCGCAAAGCTTTTCTCAGTCCCTGGACGTGAAGATCGACAATTCAACCCTTCTCTCAAGTTCCTTTTTGTGGGTTCTGTATTGTGCTGCGGATACTGCTCAACATTGTCATGGGATTTGTCCCAACGCAGACCTCGCAGGTGCCTCCGATTTGTAGTCAAGAATTAACGAACAACTTAAAATTGTATAGGGGTTGGCGTTCGGACAGCATTTTGGTTATCAAGTATACTACAAGGTTTGTCAATGTATGCTACGGTTTGAACTTAACACTGATCTGAGCAAAGCCATACTTGTCGCAGTATCCCCTGAGGAATCAACCCAAGGAGGTAGGTTACCATTCAGCTTCGTCCAGCATGGTCTAACACTTCTCTTTCTTAGCATGGACAGCAGCTATTCTAACTGCTTCTGTCACAATTCCTGCACTAATTCAAAAGCGGAACCGACAACTTTCAATATACCATGCCACTTTGGTTCTGAATTTTGCCACATTTTCCTCAATTGTTTCTTTGGCTGTGGCGCCAATGTGCACCGTATGGCGACCTGCAGGCGATCCAGAGCTCCCAGCGCTCATCTTTGGAGAGGAGGGGCGAACGTTGTCAAATGATGCTGAGCCCTTGACAAATTTACCGAAGAATAAAGTACATCGACAACGTCTAGTATTGTCTCTTGCCTTGCTCACTCAAGTAAGTAAACCTTCGTAACATTTCGACACTTACGAAAAACCtactaatttttttctttcatggCTAGGTGGCTTTGCAGTGGGCTTGGACTATTACACTGTTCACTGACCCTGAGTACTACCAAAAAGCCTGTATTCCGAGTACTATCGTAGTACTATTTGGAAGGCTTTTTTCTGTACAAAAGATTAATCACGGACAGTATATTATTTGGCCACTCTGGCTTCTCTTCAACCTCGCGATCACCTTAATATGGGGGGTCCTCCTCGTTTATAGCAGCTCTCCGTCCGTGCACCCTGTTTTGTCCAGGTCACCATCCAGGCTCGACTTGCCGCTAACGTGGCGGGATAAATTACCGCAGGATAAAGGCCGGATCATGGTCATCATCTCCAACTTCGTTGCCTTCTTAATATCCTTGCTATTATTAGTCTCTTCCGAAGTCCAAGTCGCCAGAAATTGTGTCCATGACGAGAACTCGGACTGGTCGTTCGGGTAACGCTGTTCCTTGTTCCTGTTAAGATCCGTTGGCGCTGACCTTCTTTGTCTACGTTACTCTGCTCATAGCCAGATTGCGGCGATCCTGGTCGCGTGCGTTAAACGTTaatcttcctcttgtttACTACTTTACCCTGACTTTTATGAATTCGTTCACAGGCTAGCTCCAGCGTGGTCAATCGTCACAGCCCTGGACAACCACCACAAGCCACAGATGGATGACAGAACGCCCATACACAATGACGTAGAGAGCGAGCAACACACCCGAGATTTAGAAAGCACCTCGGTATTGGCATCTACCGACGGTCGCAAGACGCCCATTGCACCTTTAATTGAGGAGGTACAAGAAACAATTTCGATTGACGAAGAACCCAGCTACTCATACCACCTCACCGTGCCCCGTGACGCCTTTCGTCAACGTGCGCCGTCCAAGCCTCCGCCTTCGCATTGACGGTGATTGAATCTGTACCTGTGCTTATGCTGACTTCTCCGCAGCCCAGAGGCTCTCGCTTTTTGGAGACCGTGTAGTCTGTTTGACGGCAATCATAGCATTTTCATTTTAGGGCGGCATACACATATGTACATATACAGTATTGTAGTCAGCATACTAAGCCTAAGTTTCTATCTAATCTACTAATGCTACATATTATACAATTGAAGTCTATTTGGATTCGTTGAAGATACATGTACAAGTCGCGAAGAATGATAAGGATAGTGATTTCTGGTCTGGGAGGGGTATTAATTCCCTCCCCATAATCTCCTCACAAAGTGAAGAATCTTGGTCTTAGGAGGAAGAATCTCCCA
Coding sequences within it:
- a CDS encoding Dehydrogenase str4, with the translated sequence MSVSFPTRTIVLAGAVLLLLKRVPTSGKFGTQRNKIILVSSIVMGLLIRHLFPGTNKKYITNPTKVVGKDTEEYDFIIVGGGTAGCVLAARLSEDPSVKVLLLESGVSGKSLILTRIPVGFSMLFGSKNVYNLYTEPQAGAQGKKKYWPRGKMLGGCSSINAQMAQYGSPGDFDQWGKIIKDEAWAWQNFSRYFKKFEKYVDDPEYPDVTSAVKGTDGPVRVGYFSSICQNSKDFITACTKIGIPYNRDFNTTEGTRGVNRVITEKVGEEIKATGVEFAKGKDARRYTVRSKRDVILAAGAVHSPHILLLSGIGPAEHLQEVKIPVAHNLPGVGSNLIDHPVVDVYFKTKANDSPKHVKPHGILEVFKLVGSTFQYLTSQRGPLTSNFGESAAFCRSDDPGLFPESEFPVKLADSTSHLDSPDLEIFSTPIAYKEHGQTMFPMHTFSLHVCLLRPMSKGTLRLRSADPFADPVMDPKYLSAQEDVERLKRGIKLILKISKQEPLAQRLDLNDPSPLLDSKLDQKSDAELEEVVRERVETLYHPASTCRMAPLEDGGVVDSSLRVYGIKGLRVCDASIFPEIVSGHTAGAVLASAEHLADIIKAEMKSSKA